One genomic window of Candidatus Kuenenia stuttgartiensis includes the following:
- a CDS encoding hemerythrin domain-containing protein — MTKLDPIVEFREDHRKVRDGLLELMEALQSKDVVTARKILGKINVAVGPHFRYEEETLYPALRVLLGEHVDQLIKEHDGVIATARSCAELLKKDSLTDEEAKKATTAARELLVHVSNCDGLSILSERLSKKEVDNLSEKLAAARKAGVPLLDWAETIRGK; from the coding sequence ATGACAAAGTTAGATCCAATTGTAGAATTTAGAGAAGACCACCGAAAGGTAAGGGACGGATTACTTGAATTAATGGAAGCCTTGCAATCAAAGGATGTTGTTACGGCAAGGAAAATACTTGGCAAAATAAACGTGGCTGTCGGCCCACATTTTCGATATGAGGAAGAAACTCTTTATCCCGCACTGCGGGTATTATTAGGCGAGCACGTAGACCAGTTAATAAAGGAGCATGATGGCGTAATAGCTACTGCCCGTTCTTGTGCTGAGCTATTAAAGAAGGATAGCCTGACAGATGAAGAGGCAAAAAAGGCGACCACGGCAGCAAGGGAGCTTTTAGTCCACGTCTCAAACTGTGACGGTTTGTCCATACTTTCCGAAAGATTGAGTAAAAAGGAAGTTGATAATTTAAGCGAGAAACTTGCTGCCGCAAGAAAGGCAGGCGTACCTTTACTGGATTGGGCAGAAACCATAAGAGGCAAATGA
- a CDS encoding DsrE/DsrF/DrsH-like family protein — protein METDKKGLAIIFHSGSYDRIYHGFSIVLVALALGREVRCFFTYWALEYLIKGKSVFQLNEEGQTHRKLLEAHMRKGHIQEISELLTQSKAMGAKFYVCTNSMGLLNISRDEIVNEVDKSMGLTTFLAETGQDQILFI, from the coding sequence ATGGAGACAGATAAGAAAGGTTTGGCGATCATATTTCATAGCGGTTCTTACGACCGCATTTATCACGGTTTTTCCATAGTCCTTGTAGCCCTGGCATTGGGCAGAGAGGTAAGGTGTTTTTTTACCTATTGGGCATTAGAATATCTGATAAAAGGAAAGTCTGTGTTCCAGCTTAATGAAGAGGGACAGACTCACAGGAAGCTATTAGAAGCGCATATGAGAAAGGGCCATATTCAGGAAATATCTGAACTTTTAACTCAATCTAAGGCAATGGGTGCAAAGTTTTATGTGTGTACCAATTCTATGGGCTTGTTAAATATATCGCGGGATGAAATTGTAAATGAGGTTGATAAGAGTATGGGGTTAACCACATTTCTCGCGGAGACTGGTCAGGATCAAATCCTATTTATTTAA
- a CDS encoding protein tyrosine phosphatase family protein, producing MKDRIKINDSVTSASQPSEEEIKKLPQQGFKSVVNLRASGEEDQPLSPKEEGDLVKKTGMKYLHIPVSTKEEIKPELVDRFRKEIELLPAPVFVHCHTGKRAGAFTMMYQALKEGVTGEEAIQKAESMGFACDVPQLKAFFIDYINQHGKV from the coding sequence ATGAAGGATCGAATTAAAATCAACGATAGTGTCACATCGGCGAGTCAACCATCAGAAGAAGAAATTAAAAAACTACCGCAACAAGGATTTAAATCGGTTGTCAATCTTCGGGCTTCCGGGGAAGAAGATCAGCCACTTTCTCCAAAAGAGGAGGGGGATCTGGTTAAAAAAACAGGGATGAAATACCTGCATATTCCGGTATCAACTAAAGAAGAAATCAAGCCGGAGTTGGTTGATCGATTTCGAAAAGAAATAGAGCTTCTCCCGGCACCTGTTTTCGTACACTGCCATACGGGGAAGCGCGCCGGGGCGTTTACTATGATGTATCAGGCATTAAAAGAGGGAGTCACGGGTGAGGAAGCGATTCAGAAGGCAGAGTCTATGGGTTTTGCATGTGATGTGCCGCAGTTAAAAGCGTTCTTCATAGACTATATTAATCAGCACGGGAAAGTGTAG
- the rd gene encoding rubredoxin — protein sequence MERYKCLVCGYIYDPSSGDPDHGIDPGTSFQNLPDDWTCPPCGAPKEQFEQI from the coding sequence ATGGAAAGATACAAATGTTTGGTTTGTGGATATATCTATGACCCCAGTTCTGGCGATCCTGACCATGGAATTGATCCTGGCACCAGCTTTCAAAATTTACCTGATGATTGGACATGCCCTCCATGTGGCGCTCCAAAGGAACAGTTTGAACAAATTTAA
- a CDS encoding helix-turn-helix domain-containing protein: MKEDYIVGSGNVFNDLDFENPEEELAKARLASIINDIIEERGLSQEQAGKILGVNQPKISALKNGRLKGFSMERLFSFLEKLDQHIEITITDKSKVKAKRSIEVAYIH; the protein is encoded by the coding sequence ATGAAAGAAGATTATATCGTCGGTTCAGGAAACGTATTTAATGATTTAGACTTTGAAAATCCGGAAGAAGAATTAGCTAAAGCAAGATTGGCTTCAATTATTAATGATATAATTGAGGAAAGAGGACTTTCCCAGGAGCAAGCCGGAAAAATTCTTGGAGTAAATCAACCGAAAATATCTGCTCTAAAAAATGGGAGATTAAAGGGTTTTTCTATGGAACGGTTATTTTCTTTTCTAGAAAAATTAGATCAACACATAGAAATAACCATTACCGATAAATCTAAAGTTAAAGCGAAGCGTAGTATTGAAGTCGCATATATACATTGA
- a CDS encoding phosphoribosyltransferase translates to MHTLIEDKSFRNKLYVFKDRREAGKLLSQQLVGHKNTDAIVLGIPSGGVPVAAEIANALVLPLDLLIVRKVQIPYNTESGFGAVSPDNMVLLNEKLFSKLNLSAEEVKRQIQRTRETIKKRNDLFRKGVPFPSVKNKVAIIVDDGLASGYTMLSAIAFIKRHEPQKVVVAVPTGSKETVDDVLSQVDELVCLNVRSGFVFAVADAYENWHDLDDDEVLSFLKNFNESGTSND, encoded by the coding sequence ATGCATACACTTATTGAAGATAAATCATTTCGAAACAAATTATATGTCTTTAAAGACAGGAGAGAAGCAGGAAAACTCCTTTCGCAACAGCTCGTGGGACACAAAAACACCGATGCCATAGTGCTTGGCATACCTTCCGGAGGCGTCCCGGTAGCTGCAGAAATAGCAAATGCCCTTGTGCTTCCCCTTGACTTACTCATTGTGCGAAAGGTACAGATACCCTATAACACAGAATCCGGATTTGGCGCTGTCAGCCCTGATAACATGGTATTATTGAATGAAAAACTCTTCAGCAAACTCAACTTATCTGCAGAAGAGGTTAAACGACAGATTCAAAGAACTAGAGAAACAATCAAAAAGAGAAACGATCTCTTTAGAAAAGGCGTGCCATTTCCTTCCGTAAAAAACAAGGTCGCAATTATTGTAGACGATGGATTGGCGTCCGGTTATACCATGCTTTCCGCCATTGCATTTATAAAAAGACATGAACCTCAAAAGGTTGTAGTTGCCGTTCCAACAGGATCAAAAGAAACGGTTGATGACGTTCTGTCTCAGGTTGATGAACTTGTTTGCCTTAACGTGAGAAGCGGTTTTGTTTTCGCCGTGGCAGACGCCTATGAGAACTGGCATGATTTGGATGATGATGAAGTACTATCTTTCTTAAAAAATTTCAACGAATCAGGGACAAGCAATGACTGA
- a CDS encoding DUF4258 domain-containing protein — protein sequence MIKLHPHARERMTARGATEDEVVATVERGETFLAKFGRTGFRRNFHFDGIWREMQYATKQIEAIAVKENNDWIVVTVITKYF from the coding sequence GTGATAAAACTTCATCCGCATGCAAGAGAGCGAATGACTGCGCGTGGAGCAACAGAAGATGAGGTTGTCGCAACTGTTGAAAGAGGCGAAACTTTTCTGGCAAAATTTGGCAGGACAGGTTTCAGAAGAAACTTTCATTTTGACGGTATTTGGCGTGAGATGCAGTATGCAACAAAACAGATTGAAGCAATTGCCGTAAAAGAAAATAACGACTGGATAGTTGTTACAGTAATAACCAAATATTTTTAG
- a CDS encoding nucleotidyltransferase domain-containing protein has protein sequence MAIVADSERVIVFGSYARGEATEQSDVYSIRLKPRVS, from the coding sequence ATGGCCATTGTCGCCGATTCTGAACGGGTAATTGTATTTGGCTCTTATGCGCGTGGTGAAGCTACAGAGCAAAGTGATGTATACTCAATCAGACTGAAACCACGGGTTTCGTAA
- a CDS encoding DUF504 domain-containing protein encodes MIPIHELLNKILWNSEFGKGTFEIGYFDRVAQKIMRVPFKNILLEKGNHATFQLMDANGELLTIPFHRVREVYKDGELIWNRPH; translated from the coding sequence ATGATTCCCATTCATGAACTGCTGAACAAAATACTTTGGAACAGCGAATTTGGGAAAGGTACTTTTGAAATCGGTTACTTTGACCGCGTTGCACAGAAAATCATGAGGGTCCCCTTTAAAAATATCCTTTTAGAAAAAGGAAACCACGCTACCTTCCAGTTGATGGACGCTAATGGAGAATTATTAACAATTCCTTTTCACCGTGTGAGGGAGGTCTATAAGGACGGAGAACTGATCTGGAACAGGCCACATTGA
- a CDS encoding DUF2283 domain-containing protein yields MRLTYDPRYNIAYIRLHEKTTGVETIKVGEEINIDIAPDGTIYGIELLNANEQLKKEDAGKLFVINEATGEKSEVVLS; encoded by the coding sequence ATGAGACTAACCTATGATCCGAGATACAACATAGCTTATATAAGGTTGCATGAGAAAACAACAGGAGTGGAGACAATAAAGGTAGGGGAAGAGATTAACATAGACATAGCTCCTGACGGTACCATTTATGGGATTGAATTACTTAACGCCAACGAACAGTTGAAAAAGGAAGATGCCGGCAAGCTCTTCGTAATTAACGAAGCAACCGGAGAAAAATCTGAAGTAGTCTTGTCGTGA